In Panthera leo isolate Ple1 chromosome B3, P.leo_Ple1_pat1.1, whole genome shotgun sequence, a single genomic region encodes these proteins:
- the CB3H15orf65 gene encoding uncharacterized protein C15orf65 homolog, with the protein MTEYDWDKKSASASNSDTEMKPEQLPPCVNPGNPVFSCMLDPKTLHTATSLSKPKMIMYKTSSSNYGEFLPMPQFFPCNYSPKEQVFSSHIRATGFYQNNTLNTAPDRTRTLDFPNFQHTL; encoded by the exons ATGACCGAGTACGACTGG gaCAAGAAAAGTGCTTCAGCTTCAAATTCAGACACAGAAATGAAACCTGAACAACTTCCCCCTTGTGTGAACCCTGGAAATCCTGTGTTTTCATGTATGTTGGACCCAAAGACACTCCATACAGCTACCTCACTATCAAAACCTAAGATGATTATGTACAAAACCAGTTCAAGTAATTATGGTGAATTTTTACCTATGCCACAGTTTTTTCCCTGCAATTATAGTCCAAAGGAACAAGTATTTTCAAGCCATATCAGAGCTActggattttatcaaaataatactcTAAACACTGCACCTGACAGAACCAGAACACTTGATTTTCCTAATTTTCAACACACTCTATGA